A single genomic interval of Spinacia oleracea cultivar Varoflay chromosome 6, BTI_SOV_V1, whole genome shotgun sequence harbors:
- the LOC110803954 gene encoding uncharacterized protein: MDEFVGIIQAVGDNLSKLSDSLKKAQEFFPGNELVSKVEAFLSKMAKEPSLSQDEWSDDFIKALLEKEKELLDAINLEKKKAEKDKQRYEYDIKNAFDLGLSPSPMVDDDQLKGEKAGTSTSTPNFSLEEIDESLASSMLNLKQRREEEKKENEIAKAKKIAQAESEVREPASEEPKTTMEQIVVQAEENVNLAAATVEPELHVSEMMPATSVIQEEPAPEVRNKEDLAPQVIEKKVTPEGVEKQPATNETNENAEPLVVQNKVAPQMVEEPAEPHTPTQSQVQQAEEDEQSVGARQSSLSSPTTPFNKVSISTLISRTKTDLKLDENFEDKGG, encoded by the coding sequence ATGGATGAGTTTGTGGGTATAATTCAAGCTGTTGGTGATAATTTGTCAAAGCTTTCTGATTCACTGAAGAAGGCGCAAGAATTCTTCCCAGGAAATGAGTTGGTGTCTAAAGTGGAAGCGTTCTTGTCAAAAATGGCAAAAGAACCATCATTAAGCCAAGATGAGTGGTCCGATGACTTCATTAAGGCTTTATTGGAGAAAGAAAAAGAGTTGTTGGATGCGATTAATCTGGAGAAGAAGAAAGCAGAAAAGGATAAGCAGAGATATGAGTATGATATCAAGAATGCATTTGACTTGGGACTTTCACCATCACCGATGGTAGATGATGACCAGTTGAAAGGCGAGAAAGCTGGTACATCCACCTCTACGCCAAATTTTTCTCTGGAAGAAATAGATGAATCTTTGGCTTCTTCTATGCTGAATCTAAAACAAAGAAGGGaggaagagaaaaaagaaaatgaaatcgCAAAAGCTAAGAAAATAGCGCAAGCAGAATCAGAAGTGAGAGAACCAGCTTCAGAAGAACCAAAAACAACAATGGAGCAGATTGTTGTACAAGCAGAGGAGAATGTCAACTTGGCTGCAGCTACAGTGGAGCCTGAGTTGCATGTATCAGAAATGATGCCTGCAACTAGTGTAATTCAAGAGGAGCCTGCACCAGAAGTGAGAAATAAAGAGGATCTTGCACCACAAGTGATTGAGAAGAAGGTTACACCAGAAGGGGTTGAGAAGCAGCCTGCAACAAATGAGACAAATGAAAATGCTGAACCACTTGTGGTTCAGAACAAGGTTGCACCGCAAATGGTTGAGGAGCCAGCAGAACCTCATACTCCTACACAGTCACAGGTGCAACAAGCAGAGGAAGATGAACAATCTGTTGGTGCTAGACAATCTTCTCTTTCTTCACCAACAACTCCATTTAATAAAGTCTCAATATCAACATTAATTTCAAGGACAAAAACAGATTTGAAATTGGACGAAAATTTTGAAGACAAAGGAGGATAA